The proteins below come from a single Alligator mississippiensis isolate rAllMis1 chromosome 2, rAllMis1, whole genome shotgun sequence genomic window:
- the LOC102557939 gene encoding LOW QUALITY PROTEIN: olfactory receptor-like protein COR5 (The sequence of the model RefSeq protein was modified relative to this genomic sequence to represent the inferred CDS: substituted 2 bases at 2 genomic stop codons), translated as MAVGNCTSVTEFILCGLTNHLELQVPLFVVFLVIYVITLMGNLGMVAMIHLHPRLHNPMYFFLKNLSVVDACYSTVVTPKMLVNFLHQRRTISYAGCITQYFSFILFVISECLLLAVMAXDRYVAVCNPLLYTVIMSPRSCLRLVIGSYICSFINSVVHTSYLLKLSYCDSNVLNHFFCDINPLLKLSSSDTYVNELLVFTLGSVVEISSITTILISYIFIIVTVLRICSTESRYKAFSTCTSPLMAVTLLHGRILFMYFXPATSYSLDTDKMASLFYTVVIPMLNPLIYSLRNKEVKDALKRFMN; from the coding sequence ATGGCTGTGGGGAATTGTACTTCTGTGACTGAATTCATTCTCTGTGGATTAACAAATCATCTGGAGCTTCAGGTCCCACTCTTTGTGGTGTTTCTAGTGATCTATGTCATCACCCTGATGGGGAATCTGGGGATGGTTGCAATGATCCATCTTCATCCCCGCCTTCACAACCCTATGTATTTTTTCCTAAAGAACTTATCTGTGGTGGATGCCTGTTATTCCACAGTTGTCACTCCAAAGATGCTGGTGAACTTCTTACACCAGAGGAGAACTATTTCTTATGCAGGTTGTATCACCCAATATTTTAGCTTCATTTTATTTGTGATCTCTGAGTGCCTCCTGCTGGCTGTGATGGCATAGGACCGCTATGTGGCAGTATGTAATCCATTGCTCTATACAGTCATCATGTCACCAAGATCTTGCCTGAGGCTGGTGATTGGTTCATACATATGTAGCTTCATAAACTCGGTGGTACACACCAGCTATTTACTAAAATTATCTTATTGTGATTCCAATGTGCtaaaccatttcttctgtgatatCAACCCCCTCCTGAAGCTCTCTTCCTCTGACACCTATGTCAATGAGCTACTGGTATTCACCCTTGGCAGCGTGGTTGAAATAAGTAGCATCACAACTATTCTCATCTCATATATTTTTATCATTGTAACTGTACTAAGGATTTGCTCCACTGAAAGCAGGTATAAAGCCTTCTCCACTTGTACCTCCCCCCTGATGGCTGTTACTTTGCTCCATGGGAGGATTCTCTTCATGTATTTCTGACCAGCCACCAGTTACTCTCTGGATACAGACAAAATGGCCTCACTGTTCTATACTGTGGTGATCCCCATGCTGAACCCACTGATCTACAGTCTGAGGAATAAGGAGGTGAAGGATGCCCTGAAGAGA